A single region of the Lactobacillus xylocopicola genome encodes:
- a CDS encoding C39 family peptidase — MKTSKLVKLSLLVLGIGLVIGIAPANRATIKSARNYSSRIVRSSNWKLWAEPYTQGSPTMGTTKSLAGKLMQLDKVATTKTGTYFQISRRGRTYGWVNAGALTLPAVYKLPYTYTSQLYPVYAPNGCEAASLKMALSVKGLASKTDLRSIIAKMPRAARPTAGFNGDPYTKSQPGEIRTIYPGPLTNYAKTYTKLAANLSGAGKQTLITEIKRGNPVIFAGTLHMQQRGSYHVLTLVGYQPGRFLVADPYMKKSSPNKVFWVSTSKFMQLYRKQHSRAVVIR; from the coding sequence ATGAAAACTTCAAAACTGGTTAAGCTAAGTTTGTTGGTATTAGGAATTGGCTTAGTGATTGGAATAGCTCCAGCCAATCGCGCTACCATCAAGTCAGCCCGAAATTACAGTAGCCGTATAGTCCGAAGTAGCAACTGGAAGTTGTGGGCTGAGCCATATACCCAAGGTAGCCCAACGATGGGGACGACTAAGTCGCTAGCGGGTAAGTTAATGCAACTAGATAAGGTGGCTACCACTAAGACCGGCACCTACTTTCAAATTAGTCGGCGTGGTCGTACGTATGGGTGGGTAAATGCTGGCGCTTTGACTTTACCGGCCGTTTATAAGTTGCCGTACACCTATACCAGCCAGTTGTATCCCGTTTATGCACCCAATGGGTGTGAAGCGGCTAGTTTGAAAATGGCGTTGTCAGTTAAGGGCCTTGCCAGTAAGACGGATTTAAGGTCGATTATTGCTAAGATGCCTCGAGCGGCAAGGCCGACTGCGGGCTTTAATGGTGATCCATACACTAAAAGCCAACCGGGTGAAATTCGCACAATTTATCCTGGACCACTGACCAACTATGCTAAGACTTATACTAAGCTTGCAGCTAACCTTTCGGGGGCAGGCAAGCAAACTTTGATTACAGAAATAAAGCGCGGCAATCCAGTTATCTTTGCTGGTACATTACATATGCAACAGCGCGGTTCGTATCATGTATTGACCTTGGTAGGATACCAGCCCGGCCGCTTTTTAGTGGCCGATCCCTATATGAAAAAGAGTTCACCCAACAAAGTCTTTTGGGTGTCGACTAGTAAGTTCATGCAGTTGTATCGCAAGCAGCATTCACGGGCCGTGGTTATTCGTTAG
- a CDS encoding HD domain-containing protein, with product MDLVKITDFVKAQLKNEKTGHDFYHGQRVAHLASKLYLQDNADARSNSRMVAIIQAAGYLHDTIDEKVCADPEAVLKQLTGLLAQVGFSELEAKDILFTMQHMSFAKNIEHRYQLPLSGQYVQDADRIESLGAIGIARAFTFGGAHGNVIYDPQIKPQKLVSHSQYRKHTETTINHFDEKLFQLEDLMNTVGGTKLAHERTEFMRAFVAEFKHEWEV from the coding sequence GTGGATTTAGTTAAAATAACAGATTTTGTCAAAGCACAATTAAAAAATGAAAAAACCGGTCATGATTTTTATCATGGGCAACGTGTGGCCCACTTGGCTAGTAAACTCTACTTACAAGACAATGCGGATGCACGCTCTAACAGCCGGATGGTAGCAATTATTCAGGCAGCCGGCTACTTGCACGACACAATTGACGAAAAGGTCTGTGCGGACCCTGAGGCGGTTTTGAAGCAGCTTACGGGTTTGCTGGCGCAAGTTGGCTTTAGTGAGTTAGAAGCCAAGGACATCTTGTTCACAATGCAGCACATGTCGTTTGCTAAGAACATTGAGCACCGCTATCAGCTACCCCTGTCCGGTCAATATGTCCAGGATGCAGACCGGATTGAAAGTTTAGGAGCAATTGGAATTGCTCGTGCGTTTACCTTTGGCGGGGCACATGGCAATGTGATTTATGATCCCCAGATTAAACCACAAAAGCTGGTCAGTCACAGTCAGTACCGTAAGCATACGGAAACAACGATTAACCATTTTGATGAAAAGTTATTCCAGTTAGAAGACTTGATGAATACGGTTGGCGGTACCAAGTTAGCACATGAGCGGACCGAGTTCATGCGGGCCTTTGTTGCTGAATTCAAGCACGAGTGGGAAGTCTAG
- a CDS encoding methylated-DNA--[protein]-cysteine S-methyltransferase, with protein MLHQRSYQSNLGKITLLSNDYYLLGLWFAEQKYYGAHYNLEQADNVVSQPLSLAVNWLNDYFAGRNPDPAAIPIKLDVTPFRQKVLGELQKVPYGQTVTYKELSHCLQAGQTNKVNQAQAIGGAVGHNPLTLIIPCHRVIGSDGSLTGYAGGIERKRALLRLERQTS; from the coding sequence ATGCTGCACCAAAGAAGCTACCAATCGAACTTGGGTAAAATAACCTTACTGAGCAATGATTATTACTTGCTTGGGCTATGGTTTGCAGAACAAAAATACTACGGCGCTCATTACAACTTGGAGCAAGCTGATAACGTTGTTTCCCAACCACTAAGTCTTGCGGTCAACTGGCTTAATGACTATTTTGCCGGGCGAAATCCGGATCCGGCCGCTATCCCTATCAAGCTTGACGTTACGCCTTTTCGCCAAAAAGTACTCGGTGAATTACAAAAAGTTCCTTATGGTCAAACAGTGACCTATAAAGAACTTTCTCATTGCTTGCAAGCAGGACAGACGAACAAGGTCAATCAGGCCCAGGCAATTGGTGGTGCAGTTGGCCACAATCCCCTAACCTTGATTATTCCCTGCCACCGCGTTATCGGTAGTGACGGTTCACTGACGGGCTATGCTGGTGGAATTGAGCGCAAAAGGGCCCTCTTACGCCTGGAACGACAAACTAGCTAG
- a CDS encoding heavy metal-binding domain-containing protein, protein MSDSQLLVTTTEKVPGIEYEVIGEVFGLTTQSKNMFKDLGAGLKSMVGGEIRSYTKMLEESRQQALDRLRAAAREQGADAVVMMRFDSGSIAGDMQSVVAYGTAVRYTTNVE, encoded by the coding sequence ATGAGCGACAGTCAACTTTTGGTTACCACTACGGAGAAAGTTCCCGGTATCGAGTATGAAGTGATTGGTGAAGTTTTTGGTTTGACGACCCAGTCAAAGAATATGTTTAAAGATTTGGGTGCGGGATTAAAATCGATGGTTGGTGGCGAAATTCGCAGTTATACCAAAATGCTGGAAGAGTCACGTCAACAGGCCTTAGACCGATTGCGTGCAGCAGCTCGTGAACAGGGGGCTGATGCAGTGGTGATGATGCGTTTTGACTCAGGCTCCATTGCCGGCGATATGCAATCTGTTGTTGCCTATGGTACGGCGGTTCGATACACCACGAATGTAGAATAA